The following are from one region of the Dreissena polymorpha isolate Duluth1 chromosome 2, UMN_Dpol_1.0, whole genome shotgun sequence genome:
- the LOC127866366 gene encoding PR domain zinc finger protein 15-like: MYETELDLYLPLAVIKTALQNCHLAESEIIVNKTTCNWEVYYPNPLEVFNNTNTNRASLADDRRDGPFKLSTVRFKDFIKITFQSMHYCVVDGRKTCVVETNSMPLGLDHEINKAGPRCDIDDNCIKNHSIPKENNEKRICFSDSSCEMTTRKRRGRPKKSIVCDESSSENGINIMQNEKSRNSKHIYHNHEDNFKENDLYRKSSYSLRGKKVNAKIIQAEMGHYSSDDSDHECNPMEGDLDSTENNSFKDPCYVEYHENKEARQTTRAKQVNCELCDKKFCDYTGVHTHVLRKHKHHHELTKYLEKLNDLKKVVCDLCLKEFPDSFKYLYHVSSEHSSESTDHSCKTCLLSFKTNSLLKQHVKHAHLITSKQFTCNICQTKFKAFGSLKQHVEAVHKKSRVFTCQHCNKHFFFNSQLNRHLKIHGQNDVQKFSCNICNKEFRFKHNLKRHNETLHSVQLEKWHCSYCGKGFHTKYGMISHVKLQHFSLLPYVCQVCNAGFMKFNLLFEHLSTVHGQNIVKVNNPPRHTIYNKQDNEKLYCSYCSKEFLHKVRLIEHMHSDHANDFPCKCETCNQGFLKKSFLVIHALKAHAMLLDLNDADDENMGTGNIMQVISTGSVMPSKAGEQEKSTDSLVPDQHFFCDTSAQVTEDANPLVSGATNTQELETETCQSTLMVEVASGDKTYTYIIEAPSTLGDGQTLTVTEDLANILVAAEQSLQQEESTVGYQEQVCNLVHQEPMQTGLAETVYYELDGSLGIHNNFSVEVQSTCESTQQ, translated from the exons ATGTATGAAACAGAACTTGATCTTTATCTTCCTCTCGCTGTTATTAAAACGGCGTTACAAAACTGTCATCTGGCTGAAAGCGAAATTATTGTCAATAAAACCACCTGCAACTGGGAAGTGTATTACCCCAATCCCTTGGAAGTTTTtaataatacaaacacaaatcGTGCTTCATTGGCAGATGATAGACGAGATGGCCCTTTTAAGCTTTCTACTGTTCGGTTTaaagattttattaaaataacattccaGAGCATGCATTACTGTGTGGTAGATGGGAGGAAAACATGTGTAGTGGAAACGAACTCGATGCCTCTCGGATTAGACCATGAAATCAATAAGGCTGGTCCAAGATGTGATATTGatgataattgcattaaaaatcattcaatacCAAAAGAAAACAATGAGAAAAGAATTTGCTTTAGTGATTCCAGCTGTGAAATGACTACAAGAAAACGTCGAGGCAGACCTAAAAAGTCAATTGTTTGCGATGAATCATCTTCGGAAAATGGAATTAATATTATGCAAAATGAGAAATCAAGAAATTCGAAACATATTTATCATAACCATGAagataattttaaagaaaatgatttATATAGAAAATCTAGTTATAGTTTACGTGGGAAGAAGGTAAATGCAAAGATAATCCAAGCTGAAATGGGCCATTATAGCTCTGATGATAGTGATCATGAATGTAATCCAATGGAGGGAGACTTGGACAGCACAGAAAACAATTCGTTTAAAGATCCTTGTTATGTTGAATATCATGAAAACAAAGAAGCCAGACAAACTACACGTGCTAAGCAGGTGAATTGTGAACTCTGTGACAAGAAATTTTGTGATTACACTGGGGTGCATACACATGTTTTGAGAAAACACAAGCACCATCACGAGTTAACAAAATATCTAGAGAAACTGAATGATCTTAAGAAAGTTGTGTGTGACTTGTGTTTGAAAGAATTTCCAGACAGTTTTAAATACTTATATCATGTCTCTAGTGAACACTCCTCAGAAAGCACTGATCATTCGTGTAAAACATGTCTTCTATCATTTAAAACTAACAGTTTGTTGAAACAGCATGTTAAGCATGCTCATTTAATCACCAGTAAACAGTTTACATGCAATATATGTCAGACAAAGTTTAAGGCATTTGGGTCCCTAAAACAGCATGTAGAGGCAGTTCACAAGAAGAGTCGTGTCTTCACTTGTCAACACTGCAACAAACACTTTTTCTTCAATTCACAGCTTAATCGACACCTGAAAATTCATGGTCAAAATGATGTACAGAAATTTTCATGCAACATTTGCAACAAAGAGTTTCGTTTCAAACATAACTTAAAGAGACACAACGAAACTCTACACTCTGTTCAACTGGAAAAATGGCATTGTTCGTACTGTGGAAAAGGATTCCATACCAAGTACGGTATGATATCTCATGTTAAATTACAGCACTTCAGCCTATTGCCTTATGTATGCCAGGTATGCAATGCTGGTTTTATGAAATTCAATCTTCTATTTGAACACCTGTCAACAGTGCACGGTCAAAACATTGTCAAGGTCAACAATCCACCCAGACATACCATATACAATAAGCAAGATAATGAAAAACTCTACTGTTCTTACTGCAGCAAAGAATTCTTGCACAAAGTGCGGTTGATTGAACATATGCATTCTGATCATGCCAACGACTTTCCTTGCAAGTGTGAAACTTGTAATCAAGGCTTCCTGAAAAAGTCGTTTCTGGTAATTCATGCCCTGAAGGCTCATGCCATGTTACTCGACTtgaatgatgctgatgatgaaaaTATGGGAACAGGGAATATAATGCAGGTGATCTCAACTGGATCAGTAATGCCCAGTAAAGCAGGGGAGCAAGAAAAATCAACTGAT AGCTTGGTACCTGATCAACACTTTTTTTGTGACACATCTGCACAAGTAACTGAAGATGCAAACCCCCTGGTCAGCGGGGCAACCAACACTCAAG AGCTAGAGACAGAAACCTGCCAGTCCACGCTGATGGTGGAGGTTGCCAGTGGTGACAAGACCTACACTTACATAATAGAGGCCCCCTCCACTCTGGGCGATGGCCAAACACTCACAGTTACAGAGGACCTAGCTAACATTCTGGTCGCTGCTGAGCAGTCTCTACAACAG GAGGAAAGCACTGTAGGCTATCAAGAACAGGTGTGTAACCTTGTCCATCAAGAGCCAATGCAGACAGGTCTTGCGGAGACTGTGTACTATGAACTGGATGGTTCACTGGGTATCCACAACAATTTCAGTGTAGAAGTTCAAAGTACTTGTGAATCAACACAACAATAG